A genomic window from Candidatus Pelagisphaera phototrophica includes:
- a CDS encoding phosphonate C-P lyase system protein PhnL encodes MENLLEIRGLKKKFLLHILNDKKIDALEDISFTMAKGEIIGLTGKSGSGKSSLMKCLYGTYLINEGEILYHSGFYGEIDLAKASEHEILAIRRNEMTYCSQFLQVIPRVPAVEIVAEQLIKENVDRDEALEKARSFLEELGLPQELWDAYPSTFSGGEQQRINVAQAIISTPRFLLIDEPTASLDQKTKDVVIGKILDLKRRGTSIILITHDEYTLSNLADRELKLKSGRIEEVEVATA; translated from the coding sequence ATGGAAAACTTGCTAGAGATTCGGGGTCTGAAGAAGAAGTTTCTTCTGCACATATTGAACGATAAGAAAATTGATGCCTTGGAGGATATTAGTTTCACCATGGCTAAAGGCGAAATTATCGGATTAACCGGCAAGTCCGGCTCGGGAAAGTCGAGCTTGATGAAGTGCTTGTACGGAACTTATCTAATTAACGAGGGCGAGATCTTATACCATTCGGGCTTCTACGGGGAGATCGATTTGGCTAAAGCGAGCGAGCACGAAATTCTTGCAATTCGAAGAAACGAGATGACCTACTGCTCTCAGTTTCTACAGGTGATACCTAGAGTTCCGGCAGTAGAGATTGTCGCGGAACAGCTGATTAAGGAAAACGTAGACCGCGATGAAGCTCTCGAAAAAGCTCGATCGTTCTTGGAGGAACTTGGACTGCCACAAGAGCTTTGGGACGCGTATCCATCCACATTCTCCGGTGGAGAGCAGCAGCGGATTAATGTGGCCCAAGCCATTATATCCACTCCCAGATTTCTGCTGATCGACGAGCCGACCGCGTCCCTCGATCAGAAAACAAAGGATGTCGTCATCGGCAAGATTCTGGATCTGAAGAGGCGCGGTACTTCGATTATCTTGATTACTCACGATGAGTATACGCTAAGCAACCTGGCTGATCGGGAACTTAAGCTCAAAAGCGGCCGCATCGAAGAAGTCGAAGTCGCGACCGCATAA
- a CDS encoding ATP-binding cassette domain-containing protein: MVKNKTEDWLLRVRGLTKIYGDPISNTINYTGPKFGTNQCPETDAIVACAEIDFDLYPGEVLGVVGESGSGKSTIVQLLYFDNEASGGDVRFRGFNDGNTNLLNVSNQKKRYIRNHLMGMVYQNPRDGLNFKFSGGGNIAEKLLMAGEFHVGRIRERASDLLERTEVPLPRMDNTPGSFSGGMQQRVQISKAIANNPPLLFLDEVTTGLDVSVQARVLDLIRGLQRQLGISMIVVSHDLSVIRMLTDRTMVMKDGRIVEAGLTDQILQDPQHEYTQLLVSSLL; encoded by the coding sequence ATGGTTAAGAATAAAACGGAAGATTGGCTCCTTCGGGTTAGGGGACTCACGAAAATATATGGTGACCCCATTTCCAATACAATTAACTACACCGGTCCGAAATTCGGGACCAACCAATGCCCTGAGACTGATGCCATTGTAGCGTGTGCGGAAATTGATTTCGATCTTTATCCGGGAGAAGTCTTAGGCGTTGTCGGGGAAAGCGGATCGGGCAAGAGCACGATCGTTCAACTGCTTTATTTCGATAATGAAGCGTCTGGAGGGGATGTTCGGTTCCGTGGATTCAACGATGGTAATACGAATCTACTTAACGTGTCTAATCAGAAGAAGCGATACATTCGGAATCATTTGATGGGAATGGTATACCAGAACCCGCGAGACGGCCTGAATTTTAAATTCTCAGGGGGTGGCAATATCGCCGAGAAGCTTTTGATGGCGGGGGAATTCCACGTTGGGCGGATTCGTGAGCGAGCTAGCGATCTTCTTGAGCGCACTGAAGTGCCTTTGCCTCGTATGGATAATACCCCAGGCTCGTTCTCTGGTGGGATGCAGCAGCGGGTTCAAATATCGAAAGCTATCGCCAATAATCCCCCGCTGCTATTCTTAGATGAAGTCACTACCGGTTTAGACGTTTCCGTTCAAGCCAGAGTCCTCGATTTGATTAGGGGTCTACAAAGGCAGCTAGGCATCTCGATGATAGTCGTGTCTCACGACCTAAGCGTAATACGGATGCTGACGGATCGCACCATGGTAATGAAGGATGGTCGGATCGTAGAGGCGGGATTGACTGATCAGATTCTTCAAGATCCACAACATGAATACACGCAGCTGCTAGTAAGCAGTCTGCTTTAA
- a CDS encoding alpha-D-ribose 1-methylphosphonate 5-phosphate C-P-lyase PhnJ, with protein MIEQEKFSRSYNYAFVDESTKKEIRRKILKAAAIPGYQVPYSSPEMPISRGWGTGGLHATLSMIGPNDVFKIIDQGSDASVNACNLRNFVKRMTHCDTTFHTSDATLIQTRHRLPEEVLTESQIIVFQVPQPEILRGVERYEFKTRQMHAEADYAKMWVSLYESYVKFGAIMRGAGYPVKVNNRYIMTPSPIPRWDVPNLSDSKTLHVFAAGREKRIHCVPPHTTVEPLEFEDIKFRVEEFEGIRCSVTGEDRAFMDEIYESESSRKHVINDSNFLDKLREGPRPDQRLFTNPAE; from the coding sequence ATGATCGAACAAGAGAAATTCAGTCGAAGTTATAATTACGCTTTCGTTGACGAATCTACCAAGAAAGAGATTCGCCGAAAGATTCTTAAAGCGGCCGCCATTCCGGGCTATCAAGTTCCATATTCGTCGCCGGAAATGCCGATTTCCAGGGGATGGGGGACGGGTGGATTGCATGCCACTTTGTCCATGATCGGTCCCAATGACGTTTTTAAGATCATCGATCAAGGTAGTGACGCTAGCGTAAACGCGTGCAACTTGAGGAACTTTGTCAAGCGTATGACTCATTGTGATACGACCTTCCATACCTCGGATGCGACGCTTATCCAGACGCGGCACCGGCTTCCCGAGGAGGTACTGACGGAGAGTCAGATCATTGTTTTCCAGGTTCCTCAGCCTGAAATTTTGAGAGGAGTCGAACGTTACGAATTCAAGACTAGGCAGATGCACGCGGAGGCGGACTATGCTAAAATGTGGGTTTCCTTGTACGAATCCTATGTCAAGTTTGGTGCGATCATGCGTGGCGCTGGCTACCCGGTGAAGGTAAACAACCGCTACATTATGACGCCGTCACCCATTCCCCGATGGGATGTTCCTAATCTCAGTGATAGCAAGACGCTGCATGTTTTTGCTGCGGGACGGGAAAAGCGGATACACTGCGTTCCCCCTCACACTACCGTAGAGCCTCTAGAGTTTGAAGATATTAAATTCCGCGTAGAAGAGTTTGAAGGTATACGATGCTCAGTTACAGGCGAGGACCGAGCTTTTATGGATGAAATCTACGAATCTGAAAGCAGTCGCAAACATGTTATTAATGACAGTAACTTTCTCGACAAGCTGCGCGAGGGCCCTCGGCCTGATCAGCGATTGTTCACGAACCCAGCAGAGTAG
- a CDS encoding carbon-phosphorus lyase complex subunit PhnI, translated as MGYVAIKGGEDAIENASRLVEYERVCSRTTPLEIEQIKTQLSALVDKIMGEGSLYAPEHAALALKQVQGCPLEGAFILRAYRATLNRVYYSDIIDTRAMRVSRRISSAFREAPGGQILGPTRDYTVRLLNTDLASESKEDFERFIDEVDGLDRTLLEDPQSFSKIMDILLEQGMLQGVDDDEDNRVVDVTREAVKFPAPRSAALQMLARAETGGLCALAYSSMRGFGSAHPTIGELRVGKAKIHVRDRRGRRRCIGSIKVTETEVISKLKKKGRDSVPYMTLGYGLCFGHNETKSICMGILDRTMRVNDEHPANSQEFVLYHTEGVESYGFTNHLKLPHYVTFQSGLDNLRKAMERKDDSRNGDKQKKTANTPMAEEDAMDPAQELL; from the coding sequence ATGGGATATGTAGCTATAAAGGGCGGAGAAGACGCGATAGAAAATGCGTCTCGTCTAGTTGAATACGAAAGAGTTTGCTCGCGTACCACCCCGCTGGAAATAGAGCAGATTAAGACGCAGCTAAGTGCTTTGGTGGACAAGATAATGGGCGAGGGCTCACTGTATGCGCCTGAGCACGCAGCCTTGGCCTTGAAGCAAGTTCAAGGTTGCCCGCTTGAGGGGGCTTTCATTTTGAGAGCCTATCGGGCGACCCTCAACCGGGTCTACTACTCGGACATTATTGATACAAGAGCGATGCGAGTTTCCCGCCGAATCTCCTCGGCCTTCCGGGAAGCGCCAGGCGGACAGATTCTCGGTCCTACGCGTGACTACACGGTTCGCTTACTAAACACTGACCTGGCATCCGAATCCAAAGAGGACTTCGAGCGATTCATCGATGAAGTGGATGGGCTTGACCGAACTTTGCTCGAAGATCCGCAATCCTTTTCGAAGATCATGGATATCCTTCTGGAGCAAGGGATGCTTCAAGGGGTTGATGATGACGAAGACAATAGAGTTGTGGATGTTACGAGAGAGGCGGTTAAGTTCCCAGCCCCCCGTTCAGCGGCTCTGCAAATGTTGGCTAGAGCGGAAACTGGCGGATTATGTGCATTGGCCTACTCGTCAATGAGGGGATTTGGATCTGCCCATCCAACAATTGGAGAACTTCGAGTAGGCAAAGCTAAGATACATGTGCGGGACCGTCGTGGTAGACGCAGGTGTATCGGAAGCATCAAGGTTACCGAAACCGAGGTTATTTCGAAGCTGAAAAAGAAGGGTAGAGATTCAGTACCTTACATGACCTTGGGATACGGCCTATGCTTTGGGCATAATGAAACGAAGTCCATATGCATGGGAATATTGGATCGGACTATGCGTGTGAACGACGAGCATCCAGCTAATAGTCAGGAGTTCGTTTTATATCACACAGAGGGCGTTGAGTCTTACGGATTTACCAACCATTTGAAGCTTCCGCATTATGTGACCTTCCAGTCCGGACTGGACAACCTAAGAAAAGCGATGGAGCGGAAAGATGATTCTCGAAACGGAGACAAGCAAAAGAAGACGGCGAACACACCTATGGCGGAGGAAGATGCCATGGATCCCGCTCAGGAATTACTGTAA
- the phnH gene encoding phosphonate C-P lyase system protein PhnH gives MVREAAYDEVFDSQCHFRSILDSMARPGKINDLKRLGFEPPQSLLSATTAVCLSLLNQDVSFYMARGNPASEEFLKVNTGSRSADLEEADFIIVDEDESPDLVRLVKEGLLTYPEEGATIILQTKGFEDEQADGFQGIRLEGPGIDGVMELHVRGLGLEWIEALRAKNSEFPLGVDLILVSDSEPGEQKVACIPRSSRIHPI, from the coding sequence ATGGTTCGCGAAGCAGCTTACGACGAAGTATTCGATTCCCAATGTCACTTTCGATCGATCCTCGATTCGATGGCGAGGCCGGGGAAGATAAACGATCTCAAGCGGTTGGGTTTTGAGCCGCCGCAAAGCCTATTGAGTGCGACCACGGCTGTATGCTTGTCTCTTCTCAATCAGGACGTGTCATTCTACATGGCTCGAGGGAATCCCGCCAGTGAAGAATTTTTGAAAGTCAATACGGGCAGCCGGTCAGCCGATCTGGAAGAAGCCGATTTTATTATTGTCGACGAGGACGAGTCGCCTGATCTCGTGAGACTGGTCAAAGAAGGTTTACTCACGTATCCCGAGGAGGGAGCGACTATTATTTTGCAAACGAAGGGATTCGAGGACGAACAGGCAGATGGATTTCAAGGTATTAGATTGGAAGGTCCAGGGATCGATGGAGTAATGGAACTTCACGTTAGAGGACTGGGGCTCGAATGGATAGAGGCGTTGAGGGCAAAAAACTCGGAGTTCCCACTCGGTGTTGATCTCATACTCGTTAGCGACAGCGAACCGGGTGAGCAAAAGGTAGCCTGCATACCAAGGAGCTCCCGCATCCACCCAATTTAG
- a CDS encoding phosphonate C-P lyase system protein PhnG yields MKYDADYVMCECPLEPLKGFVEEIEKDYPVRVVKSPDVCLTMVRAEDSLEKQEFYLGEVLTTECEVEVQGEAGYGLCIGEEPVRGYCIAVMDALVRCASDDRRIKEFLDGQSEAVHQSEKEEYARSLQTRVDFKLMEED; encoded by the coding sequence ATGAAATACGACGCCGACTACGTAATGTGTGAGTGCCCATTAGAACCTCTGAAGGGCTTCGTTGAAGAAATCGAAAAAGACTATCCCGTCAGAGTAGTTAAATCTCCTGACGTCTGTCTCACAATGGTGCGGGCAGAGGATTCTCTTGAAAAGCAGGAGTTCTATCTGGGAGAGGTATTGACCACGGAATGCGAAGTAGAAGTCCAAGGTGAAGCGGGATATGGGCTTTGCATAGGAGAAGAGCCGGTTAGAGGATATTGTATCGCAGTTATGGATGCACTTGTAAGATGTGCATCCGACGATCGGCGTATAAAGGAGTTTCTCGACGGGCAGTCGGAGGCTGTTCATCAGTCAGAAAAAGAGGAGTATGCTAGATCTCTACAGACTCGAGTAGATTTCAAGTTGATGGAGGAAGACTGA
- a CDS encoding class I SAM-dependent methyltransferase, whose protein sequence is MSEIKDSRVRFSDRVVNYVKYRPSYPGSVVAALEESFGITEESLIADVGSGTGKLSEAFLENGYQVLGIEPNKEMREAGDKLLEKWQRFESLDASAESTGLPDSSVDLIIAGQSFHWFDRDLSKIEFQRIIKPNGGVALIWNERNETSPFLSAYEGFLHENASAYGSVKHRRIDDAVFERLFSDTGYQVFQDKYQQSFDFEGLLGRYLSSSYSFNAGHPQHSVAKLNLRALFDRFQIGGKVRFDYKTKVYHGCV, encoded by the coding sequence ATGAGTGAAATAAAAGATAGTCGTGTCCGATTTTCAGATCGGGTAGTTAATTATGTGAAGTACCGGCCGAGTTATCCCGGGTCCGTAGTAGCAGCGTTAGAGGAATCGTTCGGAATTACCGAGGAATCCCTGATCGCGGATGTAGGATCGGGAACAGGAAAGCTGTCGGAGGCCTTTCTGGAGAATGGCTATCAAGTTTTAGGTATCGAGCCAAATAAGGAAATGAGAGAGGCGGGAGACAAGCTCCTGGAGAAATGGCAGCGTTTCGAGAGCCTTGATGCCAGTGCGGAGAGCACCGGTCTTCCCGATTCCTCAGTTGATCTGATAATCGCAGGCCAGTCTTTTCACTGGTTTGATCGAGATCTCAGTAAAATCGAATTTCAACGAATTATCAAGCCAAACGGTGGAGTTGCGTTGATTTGGAATGAGCGGAACGAAACCTCGCCGTTTCTCTCCGCTTATGAGGGATTCCTTCACGAGAACGCCTCAGCCTATGGTTCAGTTAAGCACCGGCGCATCGATGATGCTGTATTCGAACGGCTTTTTTCGGATACAGGGTATCAGGTTTTCCAGGATAAGTATCAGCAATCGTTCGATTTTGAAGGGCTGCTCGGACGGTACCTGTCATCCTCTTACTCCTTCAATGCGGGACATCCACAACATTCTGTAGCCAAGTTGAACTTGCGGGCGCTTTTCGATCGGTTTCAGATCGGCGGCAAAGTTCGTTTCGATTACAAAACCAAGGTCTATCATGGGTGCGTGTGA
- a CDS encoding energy transducer TonB, translating into MKFPKLFFLPKALCCSVLVPIATAGMLDHPKLKTDDYPVALAVLDSGKLLDIVAADSTSQEALDSQGSSIDVSSSKLFLAKGSEFAEGEIKVASSSAHVLGESQNASLSTYRQIESEGTVIEATIVPTRNYTNVVMAAIFFTYDGRHEIVAESIGDLAAGSGNYVSLMNPASYDFSSQKIEYSLLFFSDQGEIVSEFRKRSSILVDQMFHEFYREFVASYQLGNQELSRGVSLVHRFPMDFSGMEDAVAKQNGTTYFTLNVDESGMVSDIRTSVPLNDRLRERCERSLKEWLFLPAIKDGFAERSLVRVPVRWD; encoded by the coding sequence ATGAAATTCCCCAAATTATTTTTCCTACCCAAAGCGCTATGCTGCTCTGTTCTGGTCCCGATCGCAACCGCTGGTATGCTTGACCATCCCAAATTGAAAACCGATGATTATCCAGTAGCTCTTGCCGTCCTAGACAGCGGAAAGCTATTGGATATAGTAGCTGCCGATTCAACGAGCCAGGAAGCGCTCGATTCACAGGGTTCGAGCATCGATGTCTCTTCGAGCAAACTCTTTTTGGCCAAGGGCTCGGAGTTTGCGGAAGGGGAGATAAAAGTGGCCTCGAGCTCCGCTCATGTACTTGGTGAGAGCCAGAATGCCTCCCTCTCGACCTATCGGCAGATTGAATCCGAAGGGACGGTAATCGAAGCGACGATCGTCCCGACCCGAAATTACACGAATGTCGTGATGGCGGCCATATTCTTCACCTACGACGGTCGTCATGAAATTGTGGCCGAGTCCATTGGGGACTTGGCTGCGGGTAGCGGAAACTACGTTTCCCTAATGAATCCCGCGAGTTACGATTTTTCGAGCCAGAAAATCGAATACAGTCTACTGTTCTTTTCCGATCAGGGAGAGATCGTATCTGAATTCCGAAAGCGTTCTAGCATTTTGGTGGACCAGATGTTCCACGAGTTTTATCGCGAGTTTGTAGCGAGCTATCAGTTGGGGAACCAGGAGCTTAGCCGTGGAGTTTCTCTGGTACATCGCTTTCCAATGGATTTTTCAGGTATGGAAGACGCCGTGGCGAAGCAGAATGGCACGACCTATTTTACTTTGAATGTCGACGAATCAGGCATGGTTTCCGATATTCGGACTAGTGTGCCATTGAATGACCGGTTGCGTGAGCGATGCGAGAGAAGCCTGAAAGAGTGGCTTTTCCTTCCGGCTATCAAAGATGGTTTTGCCGAACGGAGTTTGGTCAGAGTTCCAGTGCGTTGGGATTAG
- the sigZ gene encoding RNA polymerase sigma factor SigZ has translation MSESELIGHIYDSFGSSLRRFIQSRVSGKHAAEDILQEAFLRISKGVSQLADRDRLEPWVFRIARNAVADYYRSVGRSQQRDALVDPVEEGNQENANLNGEVIEWLPRFIDGLPESYGKAVRLYVLEGRSQSELAQELGISLSGAKSRIQRGRSKLAIALKACCSFEMDRRGNVIDYEPVKRASRVVNR, from the coding sequence ATGAGCGAATCCGAATTGATTGGCCACATATACGATTCGTTTGGATCGTCTCTCAGAAGGTTTATTCAGTCGCGTGTTTCTGGTAAGCACGCGGCTGAAGATATTTTGCAGGAAGCGTTCCTACGTATTTCCAAAGGCGTTTCTCAATTAGCGGACCGAGACAGGCTAGAACCGTGGGTTTTTCGAATAGCCCGAAACGCTGTAGCCGATTATTATCGATCTGTCGGTAGAAGCCAACAGCGGGACGCGTTGGTGGACCCCGTTGAGGAAGGTAATCAGGAGAATGCCAATCTAAATGGTGAAGTGATTGAATGGTTGCCGCGATTTATTGACGGCTTGCCTGAGAGCTATGGAAAAGCAGTCAGACTCTATGTATTGGAAGGGCGATCGCAAAGCGAGTTAGCACAAGAGCTAGGAATTTCGCTTTCCGGGGCAAAATCGAGGATCCAGAGAGGGCGGAGCAAGCTGGCTATCGCTTTAAAAGCTTGTTGCTCATTCGAAATGGATCGTCGCGGGAATGTGATCGATTACGAGCCGGTTAAACGAGCCAGTCGCGTGGTTAATCGGTAA
- a CDS encoding ArsI/CadI family heavy metal resistance metalloenzyme: MIKTKGVSAVEFPGSARVHVGLASSDLERSEAFYTLLLGEEPTKKRPGYVKYEPHEPSVNLTLNQVREGGPQKGGPTHFGIQVKTTDAVLEAIDRFKVAGQEVEVQESTTCCYAVQDKVWATDPDGNRWEVFVVLEADADSRKDMSGECCPEESSEAEKAACC; encoded by the coding sequence ATGATTAAGACAAAAGGTGTATCTGCGGTAGAATTCCCCGGTAGCGCACGCGTTCATGTGGGGCTCGCTTCGAGCGACTTGGAACGTTCGGAAGCGTTCTACACGCTCTTGTTGGGAGAGGAACCCACTAAGAAGCGCCCGGGTTACGTTAAGTACGAGCCCCATGAGCCTTCTGTGAACTTGACCCTGAATCAGGTCAGAGAAGGCGGTCCTCAAAAGGGCGGACCTACTCATTTTGGCATTCAGGTGAAAACGACTGACGCGGTTTTGGAAGCGATCGATCGATTCAAGGTTGCGGGTCAGGAAGTTGAAGTTCAAGAGTCGACAACTTGCTGCTATGCTGTTCAAGACAAGGTTTGGGCCACAGATCCCGACGGAAATCGTTGGGAGGTATTCGTCGTATTGGAAGCAGATGCCGATTCTCGGAAGGACATGAGCGGGGAGTGCTGCCCAGAAGAGTCGAGCGAAGCTGAGAAGGCGGCTTGCTGCTAA
- a CDS encoding metallophosphoesterase: MEFRRALEVIGLAGTLVAVSYSKASFEHLATGYVFFDENDNQIFDDNEKGIEGIPVSIGSDIAVTDWSGAWQLPYSGDAIFFAISRDGWSPPLDSRNVPRFYYVHEPDGSQVTRFPGHGKTGALPDQIDFPMHAETERENYSVLLFGDPQRQVDFFARDIVSYAIETGKHAFGISLGDIINDDLSLFDTVNDLVSLIGIPWYNVAGNHDKNTDVSRDEDLSQAITGRKLKQLIISDVSFLNRLHFESSRLEIKLSFCRFARLFSDSGVLWGEHYHKFKKELIL; this comes from the coding sequence ATGGAGTTTAGAAGAGCGCTTGAAGTGATCGGATTAGCTGGAACGCTCGTTGCCGTTTCGTATTCAAAAGCCAGCTTCGAACATTTGGCTACTGGATATGTCTTTTTCGACGAAAATGATAATCAGATTTTCGATGATAACGAAAAGGGCATAGAAGGGATTCCGGTGTCCATTGGTTCTGACATTGCCGTGACCGACTGGTCCGGAGCGTGGCAGTTGCCTTACTCAGGGGATGCTATATTTTTCGCTATTTCCAGAGATGGCTGGTCTCCTCCTCTGGATAGCCGAAATGTGCCGCGATTCTATTACGTGCACGAACCGGATGGAAGCCAGGTGACGCGATTCCCTGGGCATGGGAAAACAGGCGCCCTTCCCGATCAAATCGACTTTCCGATGCATGCGGAGACTGAGAGGGAAAACTATTCGGTTCTTCTTTTTGGGGATCCTCAGCGTCAGGTGGATTTCTTCGCACGCGACATCGTATCTTATGCAATCGAAACGGGAAAGCATGCTTTTGGCATCTCTTTGGGGGATATCATCAACGATGATCTGAGTTTATTTGATACCGTTAATGATCTTGTCAGTCTGATCGGAATACCTTGGTACAACGTTGCCGGAAATCACGACAAAAACACCGATGTCTCGAGAGATGAAGATTTGTCGCAGGCTATCACAGGGCGGAAGCTAAAGCAGTTGATCATTTCGGACGTCAGTTTTTTGAACAGATTGCATTTCGAGTCGAGTAGATTGGAAATAAAGCTGAGTTTTTGCCGATTTGCGCGTCTTTTCTCGGATAGCGGCGTCTTATGGGGTGAACATTATCACAAATTCAAAAAGGAACTTATATTATGA
- a CDS encoding sugar phosphate isomerase/epimerase family protein encodes MKKPPFVGAAIRSENLSSILDWILEDNRDLEIQDACLPGFLDSDWKAISERINKQLENYDGRIGIHGQYDGIQLGTGDPLAREHAQKRISQSLDFAASINAKACVIHSPFYFFGGGQTCHTPQLDLGFTLDRVSQTLEPLITLAEESDCILVVENIFDRSPLPLRALIERFDSPYLRRSIDTGHAAITERCGGGPSPEYWILEAGELLSHIHLQDTNGEYDYHWTLGNGTLNWKGIFQSIDNIDATPRLIIETSDPMRGWNYLKREGLVC; translated from the coding sequence ATGAAAAAACCGCCCTTCGTAGGAGCCGCAATTAGGAGTGAGAACCTATCTAGCATTCTTGATTGGATCCTAGAAGACAATCGCGATCTGGAAATTCAGGATGCATGCCTTCCCGGATTCCTGGATTCGGACTGGAAAGCCATTTCAGAGCGTATCAACAAGCAGTTGGAGAACTATGACGGCAGAATTGGCATTCACGGCCAGTATGACGGCATCCAATTAGGAACCGGGGATCCACTCGCGCGCGAGCACGCTCAGAAACGCATTTCCCAGAGCCTTGATTTCGCCGCCTCGATCAATGCAAAGGCCTGCGTGATACACAGCCCATTCTATTTTTTTGGAGGAGGCCAAACCTGCCACACGCCTCAACTAGACTTAGGTTTCACTCTCGATCGTGTTTCCCAAACGCTGGAGCCCTTGATTACGCTCGCGGAGGAGAGCGATTGCATACTGGTAGTGGAAAATATTTTCGATCGCAGCCCGTTGCCTCTCAGGGCTCTGATTGAACGATTCGATAGTCCCTACCTGAGACGCAGCATCGATACGGGGCACGCCGCCATTACCGAACGCTGCGGCGGTGGACCTAGTCCCGAATATTGGATTCTCGAAGCGGGCGAGCTATTAAGCCATATCCATCTCCAGGATACAAACGGGGAGTATGACTACCACTGGACCTTGGGGAACGGCACGCTGAATTGGAAAGGGATTTTTCAATCGATCGATAACATCGACGCCACTCCTCGACTGATAATCGAGACCAGCGATCCAATGAGGGGCTGGAATTACCTTAAACGAGAAGGTTTGGTGTGCTAA
- a CDS encoding GNAT family N-acetyltransferase: MVPVRVTRESDAAEFARLCAQWGYPIGEERCSTCISRVLASKNEGLNSAEFEPGNLVGWAHVQTRDIIAASSFGEIVGIVVDESSRRRGVGRVLIDRCVQWSLEQGIDKMHVKSNSIRSEAHSFYPNIGYELEKTQHSYRREWPVGNP; this comes from the coding sequence ATGGTCCCAGTCCGTGTAACCCGAGAGTCTGACGCAGCCGAGTTTGCTCGTCTGTGCGCCCAGTGGGGATATCCCATCGGCGAAGAACGATGCTCCACATGCATTTCTAGAGTCCTCGCCTCCAAAAATGAAGGACTCAATTCCGCTGAGTTTGAGCCAGGCAATCTGGTCGGTTGGGCCCACGTTCAAACCCGGGATATCATAGCGGCCAGTTCCTTTGGCGAAATCGTGGGAATCGTTGTTGATGAATCATCGCGGCGTCGCGGCGTCGGCCGAGTGCTGATAGATCGATGCGTGCAATGGTCTCTTGAGCAGGGAATCGACAAAATGCACGTCAAGAGCAACTCCATTCGTTCTGAGGCGCACTCTTTCTATCCGAATATCGGATACGAACTAGAGAAAACGCAGCACTCTTACAGGAGAGAGTGGCCAGTAGGAAATCCTTGA